The genome window TTTTATCCCGCCCCATCCAGATTAAATCGGTTACCCTTGTTATACAGCTTTACAAGATGCTGTATGTTCCTTCCTAGTAGTCACCATGATTTCTGATTATTCATGTATTTCTGGGATTATATGACTGAGGGCAAGCACCAAGCCTATGTTGTCCCCCTTTAGTATTTCAATCCTTAACACTCAATCAATTTTCGCTGATGGATAAATGACAGGCAGAAAATCAATGAACTCACAATCCTTAATTGAATTCAGGATGCAAGAGATTTTATCAACTAATATTCTGATGTAGGAGGTAACTGTGGAAGGCCCATTAAGTTCTGAGTAGGTGATGAATTTGAAAGCATGAAAATTCTTAAGTCCCAAAgaactgtaaatattcatattcaAACCTCATACCCATAACTCCAAAGAACAACAGGTTTCATGCTGGGAAGGAGTTGATAAGATGGCTGCAAATTTCCTACTAGTTCAGCTGCACCTGATCCCTTTCTAAAAGtccagcctggggcttccctggtggcacagtggttgagagtctgcctgccaatgcgggggacgcgggttcgagccctggtctgggaggatcccacatgccgcagagcaactgggcccgtgagccacaactactgaacctgcgcgtctgggacctgtgctccgcaacaagagaggccgcgatagtgagaggcccgcgcaccgcgatgaagagtggcccccgctcgccgcaactagagaaagcccttgcacagaaacgaagacccaacacagccataaataaataaataaataaataaataaataaatttataaaaaaaaaaagtccagcctGTACACCGTCCCCCCCCCCAAACTCCCCAGCAAAcacgtacacatatatacatgcagaTGGGGAAATGTGTAAAAAATCACTGCAAGCTCTGGCactttttcttagaaatttaTCCAGACTACTTCCACTTACATAGTCCCATTGCGTTTTGCTCTCAACTCTCTTGGTTCTTCTAACCTGTGGCGCCCATTTATTTCTGCCCACCCTTCCCTGTTGTCAAGCTCACCCCACAGATTGCCAAACTTATTTCCACATGCGTGTACCGCAACAGCATTCTaaatcctctcttcctctctccacccctcATAATGTCTCTTATAACTGGTTTCTCCATCTCCAGTCTCCCCCTCCTTCAAGAACAGCAATGAAACAACAACCATCATAATAGTGGCCAATATTTATAGAGCGCAGTGGGTCAGATGCTGTTCTACATACTTCACTCACATACACATTAACTCACCGACTCCTCATATCATTTCGCTCCCATTTGCAGATGGAACAACTGTGGGATAGGGATTGAATGtcatgctcaaggtcacagcatgtaagtgacagagctgggatttgagatCAAGCTGGGTCTTCTAACCACTGTCTCTGTCTAGCACAGCCAGCCTGATGGGCCTTTCTAGAATTCCACTTCTATCCTTTCACTCTCCTGGAGACATCAACATGGGCTTGATGTTTGCAAATAGGCAAAAAGAAGCCAAATTATTGATCCTAGCATTTGAGATCCACCACCAATTGGCCTCACCTTGGCTGGCCTTGCCTTGGCTGGCCAACCTGGCCTGTCATTGTAATAAAGGATTCATGTTGGGAAAGAATTGGCCCTTCTTTAAGCCAGTTCCCCTCCATGTTTAATCTTATGTGCTTTCCAAGCTCTTTCTGTATTTACAATATCCTACTTCCTTCCCATCCACCACTCCAGAGACTCGACTGAAGTTCTAACTACCCTGTGAGTGACAAGTTAACTGAAAACACTGGCCTATTTGGAGTGCCCCTTGCTCTTGATTCCTGTTGGAGTTTATGTAAGAGAAAGCAATATGGGTTGACTACTCAGTAATTCTTGAAAGTCCACTTGATATGTAAACCTGGACACTCCTAAGGAAAGCAAGAATCTGGCTTAAATCATATTGAGTTTACTTAAATTTTATGCATCATATAAATGTTAACGTAGAGTATGGAAATTTAAGTAAAATCTATATGGCTTAGGCAAGATTCTTACTTGTACacctatatgtatatgtgtgtgtctatatattttTCAATGCCTTACAGCCAAAGACCACCAGAAATACACCTATAGTTGAACAAGCTGGATTTATTGCTCCTTGAAATGAAAGAGAGGGCACATCATGGGGAAATGTGGGGTATTTCATCACGGGAGTATTAGAATGAACTTCTTATAGGATTTGGGCTTCTAGTAGGTGATTTGGGGGAGGTTCCAAGGAAGTGGGGTTTTGTTCTGGATTGCATGCTAACAGTTAAGTGGGGACAATTCTATAATTGGCTATCTTTATAAATCTTAtctagaaggaaggaagaatagagGCTAACACTGTAATTGATAAAGAAGTCGCAGTCACTCCTCCTAACCAGGAGAGGGGGATAGTTGGTATTTTTTGGTTTGAATAACAACCTTGCTTTTGTCTCTTCATAGACAAGTTATAAAGCAGTCTTGCTTCTGTCTTGATCCATCAGAGTCACGGAATGATCTTGACTGATACTGGCATCCTGTGAGACGACTGATCTTCAACAGGAGAACACCACAGCTTTGCTCTGAGTGCCAGGCCAGCTCCTAGGCACCAAGGCCTCCCCGATAGAATGTCAGATGTCAGGGGCTTCATgtgtataaaacaaaacaaaaaaacactacaaAAGAAATTAGAGCCAAACCATTCTGGATGAATCAGGAGCCTTCTCCAGCTCTCCACAGAGGTGTCCCCAGTTGACAACCACATTAATATTTCACGCATTAATCTTCGATGACTTGTGATGACTTTTGTTCCGTGTCAACTTAGAGGCTGGAACTATGTTTGCAGAGTTGCCTTCCCTGTACGGCTCCAGGTGAGAGCGGGCACAGAGAAACTCACATGAGATTTGAAAAGGAGAGGGAAGCAACAGCTGTCTCCGTGCTCTGGAAATTGGTAAAGAGCATCGGGCACCGTGGCAGCTCATACACAACGTCACTGATCCGCTTGTTCACCTTTTGCTGGCACGGGACATCACCCAGGCCCACAGCTCCTCCCGTATCTGCTGGAAATCCTCTTCCGGCTTCTCCGAGTGTCCTggaccaggtgtgtgtgtgtgcaggtcaCTGAAATCATCGAGGTTGGGGACAGCAAGAGACAAACATAGGTTTCCATTTGTCCTCGTGGGTCCCAGTTTGTCCTTGCTCTGCCAATTTCACACCCAGCTTTCCTTCCCAACGGCTGGCCAGTTGAATCCAGATCCAACATCAGATGCAAAGGCAACAACCTGTAAAAGACTTTGCCACGAGTGCCCACAATTGTATGTGGCCATCATAACCCCTTATTCTAGATGACCCTTATAAGTTCTGAATCTCTTAAAAAACCCTCACTGATATACACCCCAGATTTCCAGCTAAGAAGAGATTCCTCATCCTTGGAGTTCTATCCTAAGACCAAAGGGCCATGTGACGAAGGGAGATGGAAGAGATTCCTCCAGTGCCGGGTATGGCCAAGGGACAGGCTCGTGTCTGACTCTCTTGTCCTGACCTGGAGTCTTAGTTTAGTCTGGTTGAGTGCTTGCAGCCTGTGAGAGCAGTGCTGGGGTAGAAAGATCTAGGGCGAGTGGCAAGTGGCCACGAGGCTATTAACTAAGCAGCCCCAGGTGGTGTCACCAGGACTGGGGGCCAGATTCAGCTTCTAAAGGGAACAAAGTCATAGCTGAGATGACATAAACATGAACCAAATCTGAGCGGTGAGGCAAAGATGGAAAATGACACTAAATAGTAAAGAGAGTGTCAAGAAAATAGGGAACGTGATGGTCCAGGTGAGGGGTCAGGACGAGTTAAAGAACGGAAAGTATGAGCATGGACAGCCAGGTGAGAAGTGGCAGATGTGGAGGCTTTAGGGAGCTGTGCCCCGCTGGACAGCCCTGCCCCTGCCAGTTATTATAGGCACCAAACTGTATGCCAGGTACTATGTTCATTGCTTTACACAGtagctcatttaatcatcatagcTACCACAAAAGACAGAGTTTAGCATGCCAACCTAACAAATGACAAACTGAGgtagagaggttaggtgacttgcccaagatcacgtaaaagaaattgaaagacaGGAATTTGAATTTAGATCTTTTTGATCCGACTTCCATTACACCTCTCGAGATCCAAACTTTCTAGGCTTAAAAACAGCAAGAATAAAACCCTTTGAGCAGCCTGATAAATATTGGTCAAATCCAATATTCCAGCTTAACCACTACGTGTTGGACGTTCGTTACTCAGAAGTTGATAAGTAATACGTTGCCCTGAGATTAAGCCATGAGGATGCAGCAGGTGGGTGAAAGGAGGACGTGACCTACGGAAAGCCCCAAGAAAGCCTGACCAAAAGAGAAAGTACCAGAAATTCTCTTCTGGCTCAGGGAATTATGTAAAGACACAGAGATGAGGAGGCAGGTTGGGAGACAGATGGGACCTCCCGCCTTGGGGCTAAAGTCCTTGGGGTCAAAGTTTTCTCTGATAAGTGGAGGAAAGAGTAATGTTTCTGTTGGGGTCTGTAGGAGGCGAATGTACCAGCCCTTGGCTCTCAGGCCTCAGGAGGTGAGGAAAAGACCAAGAAGTTCCCACAAGCCcccaggggaggaagaggaggtcaCTGAAAGTCAGGCTGGGTAGTCACCAGAAAAGGCTGTCACTGTGGCCAGGAGGCTGAGTAACCCAAACCAGTGTCAAGTCGGAGTCCCCCCAGATCTCAGGAGTATCAGTGCCAGCCAGACCTGAGGAGCAGCTAAGTCAGCAGGGAGGACCGCCGGGCCCCAGGGAGACAGAGAACACAGCACAAGTTACAGACACGAGCACCCAGTGGCGGCAAAATGCCCAGGAATGAGAAAGTCCCACCACACACACCCAAGAACCAGCAGGAACTCAGGAGTCCTACTGTGTGTGTCCCGGGGCTTGAAGTCACGTAAGCCTCCATGGCACATCTTGGAAAGGAGGAAACTGGTGAGGGTAGGGGAGAAAGTATAAAAGAGTGAGTCACCCAAAAAAGAGAATGTTCCTGAAAAGATCACTCCAGGGATTGGATTGGattcaattcatttttttttcctccactatCCAGTGGGAGTCAGGGGTGGGGCTTGAAAGGAAAATCATATAAGTTATAGAGAAGAATGAAGCTGCAGTTTCTTGGCAGATCTCAATCGAGTGTGAGTATATAGGTGATTCCAGTTCAGATGCTATGAAAATAGGTCCTAAAGATTTCTGGAGGTTCAAAGCAGGTTTTTGTGCTTGATCTAGAACATGAGAACAAGAGGGGACACTAGAAATCCTCAAATCCCTGGTATTTTCCTCTGTTTGTACCTTATCTGATGGTGCCcatccttcctctcccccacctgAAGGCCCAGCAAGCTGCAAGCACTGGTATTGAAAAGATGGCATCGGCTTTGCTATACGCATTATTTGGGAATGATAATCTAGGATCTATTTTAAAGGGCTGCCACCCAGCCATTGGTCCCAACACATGTAGCTCAAAGAGGCTGCATGCAGGAATCAGAGCCATGGCACATTCGTTCCGTGGGTCAGAAGCCAACCCTTGTTTTATTAAAGTGTGTACAGGGGATTGGGAAGGAGAAGGACCACCTCGTGACGTGGCGGTGCGCACGGACACCAACACCGCAGCCAGGCTCCACTGTCCGGGACTGTCCTGCAGGCGGCTCTTTGGAACTCTATCTGGCTGGAGCCTTGGAGAAGACCTGATGAAGCCAGTCAACCCTCTCTCGACCAGAGCTGACCATGGCATTCGCACCACTGAAGGGCAGGTGGGGAAGGCCGCTGGGTCGGTTGAATGGGGAGGATTTCTTTGCTGTTCATGTAGTCTGTTTTGAAGAAACTGAGTTCTTGCAAGCAGCCCTGGTATCTTCCAAATGGTCCCAGCAGTCAGGGAGGCAGCGGCCTACCAGAAAGTTAAGCTCGGCTCGCCCTCCACTGGTTTTGAAATCAGAAGCCCTGGCACAGCCAAATTCATGGGCAGAATCACATTTCAGGTCCACAGTGCCTCGGGCAACACACGTAGGGAAGGAGGCACGGACGTGCTTCTTGACGGGCCTGAGGCTCATTTCATGTTTCTCTCGATCCAGTCTTTAAAAGGCAGCACTTTGGTGAAGGCTGTGTAGAGGCTGTGGCTGCATGTTTTGTCATAGCTCCAGCTGACCAGCCCCACCAGATGCCAGCGGGGCTCAGGGGACGCCCGTCCCGGGAAGAACACAGCGGCGATGCCCCCCGTCTCTGCTGTGCAGATATCAGAGGGGGCAGTGCGGTCCCAGCCGGCACAGAACATGTTGTCTGTGACGCTCACCGGGATGCCGTGCTCCTCGTGCTGCTCCTCGCACAGCAGCGAGTCCGCCACGCTGACCACCCCCGAGCGCAGCGTGTCATTCTTGAAGCCGGGGCTCCTCACGTCGGCCAGGACATTCCAGCCTGCCACGGTGATGCGGGACTCCTGGAAGGAGGTGCTGAGGTCCCGAGGGGCCGCCAGGCAGATGGGCTGGACGCGGGTGCTGATGCGAGCCTTGTCCAGGAGCTTCAGGACGGCGATGTCCGCATCCAGCAGGATGGGGTCGTAGTTGGGATGCAGGATGATTGCAGAAATCTACCAAGGTAAGGAATGGACAGCAATTGTGAGCAGCCAACTTCATAGTGATAGGAACAGGCAAGCCCCGGGGCTGAATTATTGGGAGAAAATGTCTAAGAGACAGCTACAATTATACAGAGATACTTTCCTCAAGGGATCATAGAAAGCAACTGCTCTATTTCCAGGATTGCAAACTGAAATGCCCGCCTGGCTGGCaggttgatttttttgtttttttgtttttaacatctttattggagtataattgctttacaatggtgtgttagtttctgctttataacaaagtgaatcagttatacatatacatatggcaGGTTGTTTTAAATAAGTTGAGTGGACAGGTGAGGTTTCAGAGAACGGGAGTGCATGCCCCATGCAGAGGGGGCAGCTGCCACTTTGCTCCAGCTGACCACTGCCATGCAGAAGTGCTCATTTTGCCAGAGAATAGACTCCAGATCTCTGGCTGAAACCTCCTGGTTTTGAAATGTTGGCaaataactgattaaaaaaatatatgttagcACTATCAAAACACAAACCCCTAGAGGCTACCAGTTTGCAACATCTGGTCCACTGTAAACATTGCATTTACCCTCAAGCCAGTAAGATAGAGCTATACCCAGGGTGGTCCACAAGACTTTTCCACAAAGTCTCCCCTGACTGTCCCCATCCTTGCTGATCATCTTCTTTGACGGGGGCCTCCAGGAGCTTGCATCTGTGATACGCCGCAACATTCTTATGGATGTGTTCTATTCCTTCAACTATATTTGGGCTCATTTACTCAGGGATTCTATTGTGTTGGACTAGTCACGATATACTGGTCTGTCTCTTCCCCTAGCCTGTGGACTCTTCAGGGCAAAAACCATGCCTTATTCAGTTCTGTATGTATTCCCAGCGAATGGCATGCTGTGGGAACTCaacaatggatggatggatggatgaatggatggatggatggatggacagatggatgagctggatgggtgagtgggtggatggaagagagggagggaggcaggcagggaaagagaagaatattACAAATTTTTTAGGAGTCTCTATTTTTCCTCAAAACCTACTTAGCACAGTGTCCTAAACATAAGAGGTGGTTACCTTTTGATGACCCCAATGATAGAAGATATTTGGtactatcttatttttaaaacaattttagggGGAAACGACTCCATAGTCTTTCTAGATGCCCCTTTCTAGTATCTGTCAATATATATTAGCCACCTACTATGCGCCTAATATTTCCAGGCTCTGGGCTGGATGCTAAAGTGCTAAAGTGACAGGACCGACACAGTCACTGCTCTCCCAGTACTGGGAGTTGCTGAGCCAGAGGCCCGGTTTCCAGGCTGCAGCCCTGTCTCACCCGCAAGCTCTGGATGCTTTTCTCTTCCCGGTCATCATCCCTGTAGAATTTCCCCAGGACGACTTTGAGGTCTGCTGTCTTGATCACGGTGACCCTCCCCAGGTCGGTGACGCAGTGGGCAGACACCACCACGGTGCGCTCATTGACCAGGGCACCGCTGCAGACCAGGAACCACGTGTCCTTGTGCAGGCTGCTCCCGTGCACCCCGCCGGCCCTCCTGTAGATGGCAGCCTGCCACGGCCAGCGCGCCCTCTGGGTCTTCGGAGCAGTGGCGTTCTCAGTTTTCCCACAGACTATGGAGAAAGCACCAGCTCAGTAATGTAAACTCAGACCTTCCCATCCAAAGGGGAATGTGTCAGTCAACCAACAGAGCACAAATCTGGAAAGGTGGACCCTACGGATGTCAAGACCACAGAGCATCTAACccgtttttcttttccctttaaacATTAATCAACCACCTTGACGTGGTTGACTATAAAGTCTAGGATTACGACTGGAGGCTTACCATCCCAGCCACTTACTGGGCAAGTTGCCTAATCTCTTACAGCCTCAGTCTTCCTGCCTGAAAAATGGATACAGTAATCACAACTGTCTCCTAGGGTTCTTGAGGAGAGTGGATGAGATGATGTATATAAACAGTTAGATTCAAAATATCATGACTATTGCTATAAAGATGACCACCTCGAACTAAGCCATATTCTTCTTCTTTGACAAAGAGGATGGGGGGAGCTTAGTATGTGCAAGACCCTATTCCAGACACTTCCGTGTATTACCGCAGTAATCATCATTATAACCTTGTGAGTAATTAATACCTCATAATCTAATTAATAACAATAACCTAATTAATACCATTGGGTGATGAGAATGAAAACTGGGTTAGACAGGGTAACCAAGGTGATATCACCAGAAGCCCTCTAGCACCTTTAACCCCTTCCTCACTTGGTGTTTAATTATTGCTCTGTCccttttctccaagtaaatatgaAAGAATTATCCACAAAAAGTATGCCCCCCCTTCCCAAAAACTTCGTCTAAGATTTAACGagttcatttctcctgggtaaaaAGTTTAAGCCAAAGGAAGGAAGCTCTAACTGTGGAATTTCAGACTTCGCCAAGCTAGGGAAAGTGTTAGAGGGCCATTCTTTTGGACAAGGAGTTTTTGCCAAAAAAGTCTTCAATAGGGTCAGTGGCTTTTCATAGGCAGCAATGGGAGATCTAAGCTGCTCTAGACCAAGGACAGGCATTGACTCACTAGGGATGCAGGACGGGGCACGCCCACTCCACTTTCCAGTCCTCAGACATGTCCTCCGGCTGCTGCCCAGGCGGCGGTAGAAGGGTGAGATGCACTCATACTGGATCTGGGTGTGCAGATATTGGTACCCAGGGGGCAGGTCTCCAAAGGGAAGGGCTGGCTTCTTGGTAGAGGCGTCCTGCAGCTTCTGCTTGCTGAAGGCTGATGAGTATAGCTGGTGTAATGGTGTCTCCCTACATCGGAGCACCCGGCCCGGAGAGAGAGGAGGGCCAGAGACAGTCATTGTGGCTCCTTTAGTATCCAAGCAAATCCCCACGTAGATATTTGGTTACAGAGGAAGGGAAAGCAGCTATCTATCtcatcctctgtgtgtgtctctctctccctttctcccctcacacctctctctctctctctcatacacacacacacacacacacacacacacatgaacgcTTCTTCTACCACTGAGCAGGTCTTCTTGCACACTTCAACCTTCAATTTATTCCTCCATTTCCATTTCTGGCATGCCTCCAGCTGCCCTGGATTTTAACCAAAGAGCATAATATCTGACATAATAGCTGCTATCCAAAGGTAcgctacacatgcacacacacaaaaattaatagtgaaattaaataagaaaGGAAGTTAATTTCAAGGGGAGAAATCCAGGCGGCTGCTTTTCTCTAACCATTATCATAATGGGGCAGTATTAGGAATTGATTCAAACTGAACTGTGTTGATACAGCAGCTTGATTTAGCAATTAGCAGATGTAATTAGTCCACCTCAGAGAATAAAACCTTCTCTCAGAGCACATTGATTGGGAGAAATAAGGAGCGTTGTGTGCGAATGTGAAAAGGTCTTTTAAATGAGCCCTGAAGTTGAAGCACCCAGAGACCACTCTGGGATTCTTGGGAGAGAGGTATGCACACTACACAACTTGTGCTCGTTTTATATCAGTGCATAATGACTATTAACTGACAAGTTAGAGTTCCTTTAGGAATCAGTGTTTTCATCCCATTTAATGAATGGAggaaggaagcccagagaggtagGTGGGAGTGCTGAAGGGCACACAGGAAGCTAAGACAGTACCCCAGGCAACACAGGCAGTCATGGTTCCCATCCTGGTGTCCCTGCCGTGTCAATCCATCGTAAGAAATCTGTTTCATGTGTCTGTACCGTGCTGTGCTCAGAGCAAACATTCCATCCACGCTGATTTCATCCAACAAATCTTTAGCTCATGTTTAGAACCAGGTCTGCAGTTCAGGGAGCTTCTGGACTTGCAAACAAACACAGCTTTTGGCCATTGAAGGTTTGCGTTGCCTTTGGGGGTTCCTGGGTGAGCCTGGCTGCTGGAGACCATCATATCCCCGCTCCAGCAGCGTATCTTCCAGAAAGATATTTACAACCAAGTTTTAGGCTTACTTTCTCATCTACATGAGACACCTGGCACCTTGTCACCTAACCCCCCATTACAACCGCTTTACAAAATGCAAAGCCCGGTGGTAGTCTTTTTTAACAGCTCTGGGCCTCCTCTCCAAGATGTCTCCTTGGGAAGAATACTTACTGGAGAGTCCAGCCCCAGgtaaatcacaaagatcagaaagGAGGGTGGGTAGAAATACTGGATTCCACTGCCACTGTCCCCAAGGAAATGCCTTGCCCAAAAGGGAAATGGAATGAGAGAGCCAGAGGCAGAGTGAGAGATGAAGGAATATCCTGATCTTTGAATATTTCAGATCACTTGTTTGGGGTCAGTTCCAGTCACTGGGATTCATTGTTACCATTTCTAAAAGCAATAGATACTGCTTACAGGTGTTCATAGGTGCAAGGCGTTTTTAAGGCCTTTATATAAGGCTTAGTTCAAGCTTCATGCATCAGGGAGCAGACCCTGAAGACCCTGGATTTGCATCCTGGGTTTGCTCCTTCCTCTAgcaatgtgaccttgggcaagttcctcaccctctcagagcctcagtttacccatctgtaataaaaagtaataaaacctaaaatgaaatggtaataataatacttacctcaGAGGTTgtagtgaagattaaatgagctaatatatgtaaagaactcagaaGTGTAACGGGCACAGAGCAAACACCCAGTAAATGCTAGCTATTTGCCTTGCATTTAATCCTTAACAGTCCCCAGAGACAAATGTTATTGTGATTACCCTTACTTTTCAAAAGAGGAACTAAAGGCTCAGCAAGCTTAGGAATTTGCCCAAGAATACCCAGTGCTAAAGAGAGATGACAGCAGGTCTTGAACCAACTGAtccaatccattcattcattcattcattcgctcattcattcaatattttggGGGTGTCCACCACGTGGCAGGCACCGTTCTAGGAACTAGAAGCTCAGCATGAACCAAACAGAAAATGTTCCTGCACTTATAACTTTCACATTTTTTTGGTGGGGTACAGGGAGACAGAAATTGAAcaagtaaatgaacaaaatgtCAGTAGGACAACAGGTGGAGATGGATGCCAATGTGAAAACTGGAGACCTCTGTAAAGGCCAGAGAGCACTGGCTAAAGAAGTCAGCTCAGCggtcagggtggaggtggggttgctatttttaaaaggatggtCTTGGAAGGTCTCTCTGCCAGGTAAAAACTAAGCAGGGAACTGAAGGAAACCAGGCACTAAGCCTCGTTGAAATCCAGTGGAAGCAGGTTCCTTCTGGAGCCACGGGTGTAAGGTTCCGTAGCTGCCACCAGGGGTCCCCACCTCTATCTTTCCAGGAAAAAAGCTGGGTGGGTGTCCCTGAGGCCTCACATCCTTCATCAGGGACAAGTCATTCATCTCCGGTTCCTGGCCCCACCAGCCTGCCTCATCTGCTTGGTCACTACCAAGAACATCTTCCTAAGCCACAGCTGGCTGCATAATAAATACGTAGTAATTTCAGGAAGACTCGAGTATTAAAATCCAGTTCCTCAAAGACCATCTTAAAGTCTGGCTTCCCACCAGCACTTACTTTCCCACAATCCAATGAAATCT of Balaenoptera ricei isolate mBalRic1 chromosome 8, mBalRic1.hap2, whole genome shotgun sequence contains these proteins:
- the PAMR1 gene encoding inactive serine protease PAMR1 isoform X2 → MELGWWPQLGLTFLQLLLISSLPRGCTIFENCKTCRNGSWGGTLDDFYVKGIYCAECHAGWYGGDCMRCGQVLRVPKGQILLESYPLNAHCEWTIHAKPGFVIQLRVVMLSLEFDYMCQYDYVEVRDGDSSDSQIIRRFCGNERPAPIRSTGPSLHVLFHSDGSKNFDGFHAIFEEITACSSSPCFHDGTCLLDDTGSYKCACLAGYTGQHCENLLEERNCSDPGDPVNGYKKITGGPGLINGRYAKIGTVLTFFCNNSYVLSGNEMRTCQQNGEWSGKQPICIKACREPKISDLVRRRVLPMQVQSRETPLHQLYSSAFSKQKLQDASTKKPALPFGDLPPGYQYLHTQIQYECISPFYRRLGSSRRTCLRTGKWSGRAPSCIPICGKTENATAPKTQRARWPWQAAIYRRAGGVHGSSLHKDTWFLVCSGALVNERTVVVSAHCVTDLGRVTVIKTADLKVVLGKFYRDDDREEKSIQSLRISAIILHPNYDPILLDADIAVLKLLDKARISTRVQPICLAAPRDLSTSFQESRITVAGWNVLADVRSPGFKNDTLRSGVVSVADSLLCEEQHEEHGIPVSVTDNMFCAGWDRTAPSDICTAETGGIAAVFFPGRASPEPRWHLVGLVSWSYDKTCSHSLYTAFTKVLPFKDWIERNMK